The Filimonas lacunae genomic sequence AACCAGGTGCCCATTTACAAAAGTATGTGTAACGGTGGCGGGATAGGTAAAGCCTTCAAAGGGGCTCCAGCCACATTTATACAAGATGTTGGAAGAACTTACTGTGTAGGGTTGGTTCAGGTTTACCAGTACCAGATCGGCATAATAACCTTCCCGTATAAACCCTCTTTCTGCAATCTGAAAGCAGGTAGCTACCGCATGGCTCATCTTCTCCACTACTTTTTCAATGGTAATTTTTCCCTGTTGCACATAATACAGCATGGTTAATAAAGAATGCTGCACCAGTGGCAGGCCGGCGTGAGCATGCTCATAAGCTTCATTCTTTTCTTCCAGTGTATGTGGAGCATGGTCGGTAGCAATTACATCCAGCCTGTCGTCCAGTAAACCCTGCCACAGTGCTTCCCGGTTAAAAGGGGCTTTGATAGCGGGGTTACACTTAATGCGGTTGCCCTGTGCAGCATAATCATCGCTGGTAAAATGCAGGTGATGCACACACACCTCGGCGGTAATACGTTTATCGGCCAGCGGCACCATGTTGGTAAACAGCTGTAATTCTTTTTGGGTGGTGATATGTAAAATATGCAGGCGGCTGTTGTGCTTTTTGGCAAACTGTATGGCCCGGAAAGAAGATTCAAAACACGCTTCTTCGTTGCGGATGATAGGATGGTCGCTGGCATCCAGTAACGGCTTTTCGTTTTTACGTGCTTCCAGGTTGCGTTTGATTATAGCTTCATCTTCGCAATGGGTAGCTATCAGCAGTTCTGAGTTGCCAAATACTTTTTCCAGCATCAGCGGGTTATCTACCAGCAGGTTGCCGGTGCTGCTGCCCATGAATATTTTTACACCGCATACACGGTCTTTCTTCTCATTGGTTTTAAGTACCTCTTCAATATTGTCATTGGCAGTGCCCATGAAAAAAGAGTAGTTGGCCAGCGAAGTGCGGGCGCCTATATCATATTTCTGTTCCAGCAGTTCCTGGCTAAATACGGGCGGCTTGGTATTGGGCATTTCCATAAAACTGGTAACGCCGCCGGCTACTGCTGCTTTGGCTTCGGTATATATAGTGGCTTTATGTGTAAGGCCGGGTTCGCGAAAATGAACCTGATCGTCTATAGCGCCTGGTAAAAGGTGTAAGCCAGTTCCGTCAATTTCAGTAACGGCTTCTGTTACCGCTATGGTGCCGCCTACTTTTTCAATACGGCCGTTCTTTACCCACACATCTCCCTGTGTAATGGTACCCTCATTGACTATGCTTGTATTTCTGATAAGGTAGTTCATGGGGCAAAAGTAAACCCACTGCTTCCAATATGCAAAAGTAAAAACGGGTAGAGATACTAGTCTTCGAGGTTCAATGTAATAAATATCATGCGTGACTGTAATTTGTCAAATACGCTGGAGTACTTCAGGCTGGGGTCACGTGCGTGTATATTGGTAAGGCCGCTGCTGAATTTAATTTCAGGCGACACGGTTACAAACTTGAGATAGAAATTAAACCCGATACCTGCTTCTACGCCAAAATCGTATTTGCGTAGTTTTACCAGGTTTTCGGCATTGCGGGCTGCGCTGTTGCTGGCCAGGTCAATATCATATTTAATCCCGCCCAATAAATAGGTGCGGAAATTATAAATGCGGTCGGAGTTAAATTTAAAATGAAGGGGTAAGCTTACAATGGTAGAGGGCATAGAGCGGGTTTCTGTAACAGACTCACCGCGTGCCGGGTTTTTAAGCGTATACGTAAAGTATTTAGAGCCGCCGATAATTAACTGCGGGTTAGATCGTAATGACCAGCGGGGCGTTAATTGCAAGGTGGCTAACAAACCCAGCGAAATACCTCCTTTGGCACCGGGGTTGGCTACCAGTACGCTGTCATTCTCTAAAAAATGTTCGTTTTTAGAGGTGTGCAGGTAAGAGGTGTTATAAGCCAGGCTTATACCAAAATAATACAGGTAATTGTCATGATCGGGCCTGTTCAGGCCTTCCCTAATCCAAAATTGGGCGTGCGCTGCTGAGGCAGTTAGTAAAACCAGTAAAATTCCTGCTGAGCAGGCTATTTGCTTCCGCAATAAATGCAACATATCCCTAACGTGAGTGTTTTATAGCTCGTATCTCTATATCCTAAACCTTGCATAATACTAACTAACTGTTCGCGTTCGGGAAATGCCTGAACAGAGTCGTTCAGATATTGGTAGGCTTCTTTGTTTTTTGCCAGCATTTTACCTACCCCGGGAGCTATCAGGTTCATATATATGTTATACAGGGTTTTAAAAACGGGTTCTTTCGGTCTTGAAAATTCCAGCACAACCAGTTTTCCACCGGGCTTTAACACGCGTAACATTTCTTTCAACCCTTTTTCCAGGTTCTGAAAGTTACGCACACCAAAAGCCACTGTAATGGCATCAAACGAATTATCCGGAAAATTTATTGTTTCACTGTCTCCTTTCTGTAAGTCAATAATAGCACTTAATCCTTGTTTAACTATCTTCTCGCGGCCAATTTCAAGCATTCCCTCAGAAATGTCTATTCCGGTTATTTTTTTAGGCTGCAGCATGCGGGCAGTCATAATAGCCACATCACCTGTGCCGGTAGCCACATCCAATACGTTCTGGGGTTGCAGGGGCTTTAACAGATTAATTGCCTTTTTTCGCCATTTTACGTCTATGCCCGCGCTTAAAAAGCGGTTCATAAAGTCATACCTGCCAGCTATGCTGTCAAACATATTGGCTACCTGCTGTTTTTTTTCCAGCTCACTATCCTGATAAGGAACAACATGGTCGTGTGCGAAATTTGCCATAGGCGCGAAGATACATAATTGATGCATGTTGAAATAGTTATCGTTTTAGGCCGATTGTTTTCCCCTTGTCTTAGGGGTATATGGTGCTAATCACCTATATTTTTCGTAATTACGCGGTTTGAAAACCTGCTGATTCTATTTACAATAGTAAAACAGTGGTTTCTGGCCTGGTAAAACACACTGTTTACATCGTACATTCACAGCACAATAAAAAAGGAATGCATACAGGAGAAGATATTCGCAGGTTAAACGAGCAGATACAATATGCTGCCGGATTTATTGATGTATTGCGTGCAGAAATGAGCAAAGTGGTGGTAGGGCAGCAATACATGGTAGATCGCTTGTTGATTGGTTTATTAAGTAACGGCCACGTACTGCTGGAAGGCGTACCTGGTTTGGCTAAAACCCTTACCATTAAATCACTGTCTCAGGCGGTGCACGCGCACTTTAGCCGTATTCAGTTTACGCCGGACTTATTACCTGCCGACGTGGTAGGTACTATGATTTATAACCAGCAAAGAGGTGAGTTTGTGGTGCGTAAAGGCCCCGTGTTTGCCAACTTTGTACTGGCGGATGAAATTAACCGTGCCCCTGCAAAGGTGCAGAGTGCCTTGCTGGAAGCGATGCAGGAACGCCAGGTTACCATTGGTGAACATACTTATCCGCTGGACGATCCGTTTCTGGTACTGGCTACTCAAAACCCGCAGGAGCAGGAAGGTACTTACGCCTTGCCGGAAGCCCAGGTGGATCGTTTCATGCTGAAAATTGTGGTAGGTTATCCTGATAAGAAAGAAGAGCAAATGATTGTTCGTTCTCAGGTATTAGGTTTGAAAGGACCTAAAATTACCCCGGTTGTACGCATGGAAGAACTGGTAAAAGGCCGCGATCTGGCCCGCCAGGTGTATATGGACGAAAAGATCGAGCAGTATATTGTGGATCTTGTTTTTGCCACCCGTTTCCCGGATCAGTATGGCCTGAACAAGTTAAAACGCTTTATCAGCTTCGGTGGCTCGCCACGTTGTAGCATTTCATTGGCCCTGGCTGCAAAGTCACAGGCTTTCATGAATAAAAGAGGTTTTGTAATACCAGATGATGTAAAAGCAATTGCGAAAGATGTAATGCGCCACAGGGTAGGTATTACCTACGAAGCAGAGGCGGAAAACATTAAATCTGATCAGCTTGTGGATGAAATTATTAGAGTAGTACAAGTACCATAGTGTCTATGACATCAGCAGAAGTAATTAAAAAAGTACGCACGCTTGAAATTAAAAGCAAGCGTTTAACCGATCACATGTTTGCCGGGGAGTACCTTACTGCCTTCAAGGGCAGGGGTATGAAGTTTAAGGAAGTGCGTGAGTACCAGGCAGGCGATGACCCCAGGTTCATTGACTGGAACGTGTCGGCACGTATGGGCCAGACATTTACCAAGTTGTTTGAAGAAGAAAGGGAGTTAACGGTTTACCTGCTGGTAGATGTGAGTGCAAGTAGCTTATTCGGTACTTTCCGCGAAACCAAGCGTGATCTTATCACACAAATAAGTGCGGTGCTGGCCTTTTCTGCCATAGCCAACAACGATAAAGCCAGTCTTATTTCGTTTAGCGACAAGGTAGAAAAGTACATGCAGCCTAAAAAAGGCCGCGACCATGTACTGCATATTGTAAAAGAATTGTTGACATTTAAACCCAGGTCGGCAAGTACAAGGCTGTTAAAAGCCCTGGACTTTGTAAACCACGTGTCTAAACACAAGAGCATTATTTTTATACTGAGCGATTTTGCCGATACCGGTTATCGCGATGTATTACGTGTAGCAGCACGCAGGCACGACATTATAGGCATTCAGGTGTACGACAGACGCGACAAGCAGTTGCCGCGTATGGGTATTTTACAGGTGCGTGATGCCGAAACAGGACAAACTGTTTGGTTAGATACCAACGACCTGGTAACACGTACCCGTTATAACGAACAGTTTCTGCGTATTAAGCAGGAAGCTAAACTCTCATTCCGGGATGCAGGATGTGACCTGTTACAAATTGCAACAGGGGAAGATTACGTAAAAGCATTGCAGGAATTCTTTATCAGAAGAGCATGACAAAAAAGTTTTTGGTTTATTTCTTATTGGTTTGTTTGTTATCCTGCTTTTCTGTTGTGCGGGCACAGCGCGTGTCGGCAGAGCTGGATAAAGACAAAATACTGATAGGTGGTCAGGTTACCCTGCAGGTGAAACTGGAGGATTTTAACCCCCGTTTGTTTACCCTACAGTCATGGTTCAATATTCCCGATACCGGTAACCACATTGAAGTGGTAAGGCGTGGGAAAATTGACACTGTTCTGGTTGGGGGATACATTACCTATATCCAAAAACTGGTGATCACTTCTTTCGATTCCGGCTCGTGGAAGCTGCCTTTGCTGGCGGTGAACGTTTTTCGCCAGGGCGAAAGCAAGTCTACTGAATTAAAAGCCCCCTGGTTAAACCTGGATGTACTTACGGTAGATGTTTCTGCCATGAAAGAATACCATCCGGTAAAAGGCATTGTTGAAATAAAAATTCTCAACAACGTGTGGCTGATAGGGGTGCTGGCGATTATGTCGCTGGTATCGGGCTACATTCTGTGGTGGTTTATCCGTGTAAGGAAACGGGCCCGTAAAATGGCCCACCTGAGCAGGCTGCGTAAACGTGGACGTTCGCCGCTATACAGGGCAACACAACAGTTTACTGCGCTGAAGAAAGCGGTGCCAATCCCTTACGATCAAATCAAAGAGTTCTATACGCAGGTAGATGATATCTGCAGAATATACCTGTCGGAAATGTTCCTGGAACAAACCATGCAGTGTACTTCTGAAGAAATTATGGTACTGGTAAGAAAATACATTACCGACGAAGAAGCAGTAGAGGAGTTTAGAGTGATGCTGGTAATGTGTGATTCTGTGAAATTTGCCAAGTATCTGCCATCAGCTGCGGCTGACGATCAGCTGGAGTTTATTGAGGTGGCAGCACAGATATTACAACGCATTAACAAACTGTCGAGGTCCAGAACAAAAACCAAATCCAAGAAGAAAAAGAAAGATGCTGACAAAGTGGATTAATGATATTGAATTTGCCTATCCGTTGGCATTGATAGCATTGCTGATAATACCTATTATCATATGGGACTACCTGCGTACCAATAACCGGGTGCAGGCATCTATGATAATAACCACCACCCAGTTTTTGAACAAAAGCAACATGAAAAGTTTGCGTACCAATTTGCGCCACCTGCCATTTGGTTTACGTTGCCTGTCGTTGTTGCTGATTATGATAGCCCTGGCCCGTCCGCAAAAGAAATACTCGGCCCAGAAACTGGAAGGGGAGGGTATTGACATTGTGCTTTGTTTTGATATCAGTGGTAGTATGACGGCCCGCGATCTTTTGCCTAACAGGCTGGAAGCGGCCAAAGAAGTGGCGGTGAACTTTGTGAACAACAGACCTGGTGACCGTATTGGTATTACCATCTTCAGTAACCAAAGCTTTACCCTTTGCCCGCTAACACTGGATCATAATACCGTATTAAACCAGATTCAGAATATTCAGAGTGGTTATTTGCAGGATGAAGGTACTGCCATCGGATCGGGGCTGGCTACCAGTGTAGACCGTTTACGTGCTGCACAATCCAAGTCTAAAATTGTAGTGTTATTAACAGATGGTATAGACTTTGGCGGGGTCATTCCTCCGGATATAGCCAAAGAAATGGCCAAGTTGTACAAAATAAAAGTATATACCATTGGTGTAGGATCGGACAGTACGGTTAGCCAAATGGTAAATGGGGTAGCGGAAGTTACCAAGCTTCAATACAACGAAAGCTTATTAAAAGAGCTGGCTGATTACACAGGCGGTCAGTATTTTCACGCCAATGATAAAAGCGGGTTAAACAAGGTATATGGTAGTATTAACCTGATGGAAAAATCGAAAGTGGAAGTAATCACTTTCAACAAATTCACAGATAACTACCGGGGCATCTTAATAGCTGGATTGCTGGTGCTGGTGATAGAGCTGGTCATACGGTACGCCATACTTCGAAAATTTCCCTAAAAAATACTTCAAAAGGGCTATACCGGCAGGTGTAGCCCTTTTTGTTTCAAAACCAATAACTTCGCAGCTTATATTAATTACAACCATGCGGGCGTTAATTTACAAGTCAACAGGTAGCTGGTATATAGCCAGGGGAGAAGATGGACAGTTGTATAACGCCCGGGTGAAAGGCTCGTTTAAGGTAGAAGGACTTACTTCTACCAACCCTATTGCGGTGGGCGACGAGGTGAACCTGAACCCGGAAGACGAAGCGGATAATGTGGCTACCATTACAGATATTCACGACCGCCGCAATTATATTGCCCGCACCTCGCCACACAACAAAAACAAGCACCATATTGTAGCATCCAATATTGACCAGACCTTATTGTTTGCTACGTTGAAAGATCCTAAAACGTCACAGGGCTTTTTAGATCGTTTCCTGGTTTCGGCCGAAGCGTATCATGTACCTGCTATACTGGTATTTAATAAAAGCGATCTGTTTCGTAAAAAAGAACAGGAACTGTACGATGAGTTGTGGAACATGTACACAGCTATAGGGTATACGGTGCTAAAAATAAGCTTGAAACAGGGAGAAGGCATAGAAGAGCTGAAAACATTGCTACAGGATAAAACCACCCTGGTAAGCGGACATAGCGGTGTAGGTAAATCAACCTTCATCAATCACCTGTTTCCGGATATGGAATTGAAAACGCAGGAGGTGAGTGGTTGGAGTGGCAAAGGTTTGCATACCACTACTTATGCCGAAATGTTTGATTTGCCATTTAACGGAAAGATAATAGATACGCCGGGTATAAGAGAGTTTGGTCTGGTAGATATCAGCCGGCAGGAGCTGTCGCATTATTTCCCCGAAATGCGAGCGTTACTCAATAATTGCCAGTTTAACAATTGCCAGCATATTAACGAACCGGGTTGTGCAGTAAAGGCCGCTGTTGAAAGCGGGGAAATTGCCGAAAGCCGTTTCTTCAGTTATTATAACATACTGGAATCGATAGACGCTAAAAGTTACTAAACGGCCTTGTTGGGTAGTAAACTACTTACCAGCTGTTCGGCCGTAGTGTGATCTTTTTGCGAATGGGTAAACAGGGTAATACCATTATAGATATTATACTGTAAGGTGAGATGGCGTCTACGATATGTAAAGTGCCATTCAATATTATCCGCTTCATCTGTTTTGCTGGTAAAACGAACTTTTTTGTCGTTACCCAGCTGGCGGGTAATAGAATAAAATTCATGCAGCGTTGCTGCATCTTCAACAATAGAAAAACTGCTGGTTGGTGTGCTGGTGCTGTGATATCTGGTTTTCATAGTAACCCCCTTTCCTTCTCAAAGTTTATTCATTTTATATTTAGCCTTCGCGGCTTTTTTCAATACTTTTTTGTCTTTGGGGTTTTCGGCGATAATTCTTTCTGCTCCTACATTTCTACCATCACTAGGACACCCTTTACCTACTCGACACGATTGAAAGGTTAGGGCAAATAACATGCTAGAAAAAAGGATAGTCCGCGTCATCAGTTTTACCATAATGGTATAATTAGGATTTAAAGCAGTTAGTTTCGGTTGTTACACGAACTATCCTACTTAAATAGACAATTGATTTATTATTTCGCTGCATTAAAATCCGAAAACCATGAAGAATATTTTACATAATTATTAGCAATACGGTCAATTTCGCCATGAATCATCTCTTTTGAGATGTCTTTCACTTTTTTTGCAGGAACACCTGCGTAAATACTCCCTGATTCTACAATTGTTCCCTCCAGTACCACGGCACCAGCGGCTATAATAGAATTGCTGTTTACTACGCAACGGTCCATTACAATAGCACCCATGCCTATCAGCACATCATCGTGCAAAGTGCAGCCATGCACCAGGGCATTGTGGCCAATGGAAACATTGTTGCCAATAAGGGTGGGATTTTTTTCGTAGGTACAGTGAATCACTGCGCCATCCTGCACATTCACTTTGTTGCCCATTTTAATGAAATTAACATCGCCTCTGACAACAGCGTTAAACCAAAAGCTGCAATCGCTGCCGGCAATTACATCGCCAACGATAGTGGCGTTAGGGGCTATAAAGCAGTTTTCTCCAAATTGAGGGTGTTTGCCCAGAACGGGTAAAATGGTAGCCATAGTTACGTTTGAAATAGTAAGTAATGATTGATTGGTTGTTTACCAGATATACGATGTAAATGTAAGCCTAAAGTAGTTTAGTTGGCCCGCGTTGACGGCAGATAACCGATCTTTGCCGATTATGAATAACAGGCAATTGTTTCAGCAGCATGTGGCGCAAACTTCGCCGGCCCCCATAGGGCTGGAAATGGTAAAGGCTGCGGGCATTTATCAATACGATACAGAAGGAAAGGCCTATGCCGACTTAATTTCAGGCTTTAGCGTATGCAATATCGGGCATAGTCATCCAAAGGTAATAGAAGCGGTACAACAGCAGGCAGCAGCGTATATGCACCTGATTGTGTATGGCGAGTTTATTCAAACGCCCCAGGTTACCTATGCTAAAATGCTGGCCGATCTGTTGCCGGCTTCTTTAAACAGTGTTTATTTTACCAACAGTGGGGCCGAAGCTACTGAAGGGGCTATGAAACTGGCCAAACGGGTAACCGGCCGCAGCCGCATTATCTCTTTTAACAACAGCTATCATGGCAGCACACAGGGCGCATTAAGTGTAATGGGCAGTGAGTATTGGCGCAATGCTTTCCGGCCATTGTTGCCCGATGTATACCACTATAATTATAACAGCCAGGAAGCGATTGATGCTATAGACCATAACACCGCCTGCGTAATAGCAGAAACCGTACAGGCCGAAAGTGGCATTAACCGTCCTGCAGCCAGCTGGATACAGGCCTTACGCGCCAAATGCTCTCAAACAGGAACATTGCTGATACTGGATGAAATACAGGCTGGATTCGGTCGCACAGGCTCGCTGTGGGCTTTTGAACAATACCAGGTGGTGCCGGATATATTTCTATTAGGTAAAGCACTGGGTGGCGGCATGCCCCTGGGCGCTTTTATTGCCGATAAAAGCCTGATGGATCAGTTTACTGTAAACCCGGTACTGGGGCATATTACCACTTTTGGGGGCCATCCTGTAAGCTGTGCTGCCGGTAAAGCAGCATTGGAAGTATTATTAAGTGAAGGAGATATAGCAGCGATTCCGGAAAAAGAAAAAGTGTTGCAGCAATTAAACCATCCGGCCATTGTGCAGGTACGTACTGCCGGTTTATGGGCGGCCATACAATTTAGCAGCTTTGAAGTAAACCACCGGGTAATACAAAAATGTATTGCCAACGGGCTGATCACTGACTGGTTTTTGTTTGCTCCTGAATGCTTGCGCGTAGCGCCGCCGTTAATTACTACAGTACAACAGCTGGAAGAAATTGCGGCCATTATTAACAGGAGTATACGCGAAGCGTTAGACTAAACTATCATACACCACCATAGCATACAAGTTGAAAGTAACAGCTACTTTCAACTTGTAATGGGGTAATAAGTATTGTATCAGGAAGAGATACTATTCAGCGGCTGGTGTAGCGGCAACAGCTGGCTTAGCCTGAGGGGTCTTGGTTTTAGCCGCTTTGGTCTTTTTCTTTTTAGAAACGGTTGTTTTTACCTTTTTGGCTTTTTTAGCCTGCTTTTCTACAATGGCTTCGGTTGTAGTGGCTTTAAACCCTTCTGTTAAGATTTTAGCGGCTTTTTTAGCCCTGTTGCTAAATTTTTTATCGCCCAAAGTAACTTTTAAGTCCGAAAAGGCTAATTCTATACGTTGGATAATTAATGTTCTTACTTCTTTTTTACTTGCTTTTGTGTTCGACATTCTTCTGGTTTTAATAAAAAGGTAACATAAAGTTAATATAGGATTTCTTTGTCTAATGTTAAGTTTTCTTATTTGAACCAGAATTAACAATGGGCCGTTTTTAACGGCCCCGTAAGGTGCTTTTAACGGTTAATTCTTTAATAATATCATATTTATTTATTGTCTTCTGTTGGCCCGGTTAGTTTGCCGGGTACTTCTGGCATTGGTTCGGTTGGTTTGTACAGTACTTTTTTGTTCTGCCTTGTTTTCAGTAGCGGTAGCTTGCCTGTTGGCGCTGTTTTGCTGATAGGTGGCCTGTGCTTCTTCTTTGGTTACTGTACCATCCGCTTTAGCGGCATTGCGGTTGGCCTGGTTTTGCTGGTAAGTGCTTTGCCGGTTGTTTTGTGCATCGGCAGCAGTAGTTTGCCGATTCGCGTGGTTTTCCTGTCTTTTAGTCTGACGGTTACTACTATTGGTTTGAACGGTTTGTTTATGGGTGGTATCCTGTGCCGTGGCTGTGCAGATAGATAATATTGTTACCAGGCCTACTATCAGTAAGTGTAAGAATGTGTTCTTTTTCATATTATATCAGTATGTAAGAATGAAAAGGGATAAGTGGTTTAACGTATTACTACTACACGTCTGTAAGGGCGAATGACAGCACAGGCAGGTCGTATCACAACAGGAGCAATATATACAGGCGCGGGAGCCACTGTTACTACCCGTACAGGGCGAACAACTACTGGCGCTACAACTACACGTGGCCTGCAAACAGGTTTTACAATAATGGTCTGTGCATGTAAGCTGGCGGTAATACTGGCCAGCAGTATCATCAGGGCAACGATCTTTTTCATGATAGTTTGTTTTTGTTTGATGATGTTAAGGTAGTATACCACGTAACCTGCCAGCGCCACGTTTCCGGTGAAGCTGTCAAAAGTGGTGGTGAAGCAGATAGCAGCCCCGTGTGTGCAGGAGTGTAGTGGGCTGCTATCTGCATTAAAACTTAGATATCGCCCTGTTTCTTTTGTATGCGGGAAGTGCCTGCCTTACGTTTTACCAGGAAGGCCTGGAAGTAGGAAGGCATGAGTTGCCGGGGCTTGTGGCGGTGCGGTTGTATGGGCTTTTGATATTCTACATAGTAAATGCGTAACAACAGCAGAAAGTAGGAAATAATTAAAGGCCCGAAAATAAGCCCGGTGATACCAAACAGCTTTAAACCCATAATAACCCCCAGTACGGTAACAATAGGATGCACATCGGCCATGCGTTTGGCCAGTATAAAACGTACTACATTATCAGACAGGCCTATTACCAGGAAGCCCCATGCTATAACAAAACCTCCCTGCCACATATGTCCGGTAGCAAACATATACAGGCTTACCGGAGCCCATATAACACTGGCGCCTACAATGGGCATTACACTGGCAAAGCCGGTGGCTACTGCCCAAAAGCCGGGTTGGGGCAAACCGGCTATTAAATAGCATGCCCAGCCAAGCAGCCCCTGTATTACGCAAATCAGTGGAATGCCAATGGAATTACTAAAGGTTTGGGCTACCAGTTCATTGCCAAACAGTTTTATCTTATCACGTGGAAAAGGGAGGAAATAAAGCAGAGAAGCTTCCAGCCGGTTTATTTTTTCCAACATAAAATACAACATAAAATACATCATGAGGATAAGTGAGAACATATTAAATCCCTGACCAAGTATAGCACCTACCAATGAAGTAGCTACCGTTTGTATTTTTTCAATGGTTTTATCCGAAATAATGCTGATGTGCAACTGCTGCTCAATCCGGTGGTCCAGATTTTTAGCCCCGTCAATAAGGGGTTGGGGATTTTCTGCCACGCTTGCTATTTTATTATATAATAGTGTTACAAGCAGGCCAATAGGCAATAAAATAATAAAAAATGACACTACCATTACCAGCACTGCCGCCCAGGTTTTGTGCCAGTGATATTTCTTAATAAACTTACACATAAAGGGTTTTCCCAGCACATACAGGATAATAGCCCCTAAAAAAGCAGTGAAAAACTGGATAAGGTTCCAGAACAAAAAAAGGCCTAATATGCATATGAAGGCAAGCAGGAAGTATCGGTTAACTTTATTATCCCGGTGGTTTTCCATTTAATGGTTTTTACACTATTGGTACAATGCTTGTACCACACTAAGCACGCTATCAATTAATAACCAAATAAAAATCACAACACCATGACCAGCAATCAAAAATTTTTAGCCGGTATTGTATTAGGTGCAGCCGCGGGCGCATTAGTAACGCTTTTTCTGAATAGCGACAAGGGGAAAGCATTACTGGAAGATGTAAAAGATATTGCAGATGATGCCAAAG encodes the following:
- a CDS encoding aspartate aminotransferase family protein, coding for MNNRQLFQQHVAQTSPAPIGLEMVKAAGIYQYDTEGKAYADLISGFSVCNIGHSHPKVIEAVQQQAAAYMHLIVYGEFIQTPQVTYAKMLADLLPASLNSVYFTNSGAEATEGAMKLAKRVTGRSRIISFNNSYHGSTQGALSVMGSEYWRNAFRPLLPDVYHYNYNSQEAIDAIDHNTACVIAETVQAESGINRPAASWIQALRAKCSQTGTLLILDEIQAGFGRTGSLWAFEQYQVVPDIFLLGKALGGGMPLGAFIADKSLMDQFTVNPVLGHITTFGGHPVSCAAGKAALEVLLSEGDIAAIPEKEKVLQQLNHPAIVQVRTAGLWAAIQFSSFEVNHRVIQKCIANGLITDWFLFAPECLRVAPPLITTVQQLEEIAAIINRSIREALD
- a CDS encoding AI-2E family transporter; this translates as MENHRDNKVNRYFLLAFICILGLFLFWNLIQFFTAFLGAIILYVLGKPFMCKFIKKYHWHKTWAAVLVMVVSFFIILLPIGLLVTLLYNKIASVAENPQPLIDGAKNLDHRIEQQLHISIISDKTIEKIQTVATSLVGAILGQGFNMFSLILMMYFMLYFMLEKINRLEASLLYFLPFPRDKIKLFGNELVAQTFSNSIGIPLICVIQGLLGWACYLIAGLPQPGFWAVATGFASVMPIVGASVIWAPVSLYMFATGHMWQGGFVIAWGFLVIGLSDNVVRFILAKRMADVHPIVTVLGVIMGLKLFGITGLIFGPLIISYFLLLLRIYYVEYQKPIQPHRHKPRQLMPSYFQAFLVKRKAGTSRIQKKQGDI
- a CDS encoding YtxH domain-containing protein, with the translated sequence MTSNQKFLAGIVLGAAAGALVTLFLNSDKGKALLEDVKDIADDAKDNIAGMSDEVTELVKKGKKFVQDLGSQAKEATL